ttcaacaatgaatccttACATAAAAAAGTGAAGGggatgattttttgtttttatgaaagtgcagGTGTCTCATCCCCCATGGGTGAGACACACCTGACTACCTGATGAACCACATGTAATCCATCAGCATCAGGACTCCACGTCCTCATTTGAACCCATACATGAGATGTGATTTCACCAGTTGATgcataaactaaatatttgtgttCTGACACGCTGTCAAACTCTCAACTCTGTCTGAAGGACACAAAGACACACTCGGCTGTGAATTGAAACACACCCACAGCACAACccctttgttattttctgtattaatgctcaggttggtcattattctaaacactgacatgaatgttgatcacattTTGTGGCCGCCGctctgataaaagttgcccatctgtGACTTAAGAtcaacagaggtgtaaagattaCTGAATCTAAAAAAATCTTACTTatgtagaaatactgttacttgattgaaattgtataaagaaaaattagctcaattaaatagtactcaaagtaaaggttacagataCTATCAcctcccatgtttatttttggtaataaatcttgacaCGGTTTGATGCATACAGTAATTAATTTCTTTTCCGCAAAGTCATCTGTATaatataaaaggtttgtcaaaatgtgtttaaacaataataataataacaccaatgaattaaattcgaATTAAAAATAATTCCCGGGCTCTCAGTATAATTACTGACAAAATAACCTTTATCAAATggtgttttggtgccgtgcattacgtattatatgattggtcggctatgatgtgatgcatttgatcattgtctggtcatttaaattttttgtagtttcacaaagtcCGTTGatcaattttaaaacaaataagaaTTCACTCAGTAACggctgggtgtagaaatgtaacaaaatactttactacttttaaaacgtTCTTAttagtaaaattactgatttaaaaatgtactcaaaagtataagtacccataaaagcaactcaattacagtaacatgagtacttgtaattcttTACTTTCACCCCTGAAGATCAtcaatacatatattttttcatattaacTTACTTGATAAATTTGAGATTGATTAAGTCCTATTTTAACACTAGCTAAGCTGTTTCTATTGTGTGTATGATGTTGAAATGATGTTTCTCCTCTCAGACATCAGCTCTCAGGTCACCATCGTCACAAAAACCTTTTTGCGATACCCTCAGCTGAATAAACTGATAGACAGCATCCGGCATTTCTACACTTCTGTAAAGATCATCATTGCAGACGACAGCATCGAACCACAAACAGTCAGCGGAGAAAACATTGAGCAGTACATCATGCCTCCATCTCAGGTAGACTTCATCTCTTTGTGTCATTATTTATGTTCGTTAAGTTTAATGATGGAAAAGAAGAAGTAGGCACATGTAAAATAGACACTTGTCCTCtctaaaaaacacttctttaataCCTTCCATTAATTTGTGAGTAGACTGTGAATCATGTGAACCCATAGAAAATATCATACAGTATGATGTGTACACATCCATGTGTAcacattcatatatatatatatatatatatatatataatgttttcgCCATCAGGGCTGGTTTGCTGGCAGAAACCTTGGCGTTTCCCAGGTTACCACCAAATACTTCCTGTGGGTGGACGATGACTTCCTGTTTACAAATGACACAAAGATAGAGAAGTTTGTGGAGGTGATGGAAGCCAATCCTGACCTGGATTTGGTAAGAAAAGCTCATGTTATTGGTGCAAATGTTTTAAGTCGGTGTGTAAAGTTCCTTTAATTTCAGAACGCCCTGGAATTATAGtctagtgtttgttttttataaataatgaaatagaaaCAGAAACATCTAAATGTTGGTGTTATTACGACAAATACACTTGGGCACAGCACAAACTGCCTATTGTAAGTGTTCCCAGACTCCTCAGAATCACTATAATCCCTCTCTGGTTCCAAAACATATCCATGCTCACCTAATGTAATCAGTTATCAGTAGGGGGGGGGACACACAGCGTATACGATATGATACACAATGTTCGGGTTTATGAGATCAATGCAAAAttttgaaaagaagaagaaaaaaacctggACTTTAATACCAAGAAATGAAACTGTGAAACagtttatcaatcaatcaatcaatcaatctttatttgtatagcgccaaatcataaccaatggtatctcaagacactttacagtagagcagtatTAGGGACGGACTCttaattttatggatacacacatatgcatatatacgtatatacacatacatatgtatcccacacccaacatgaattcatcatggcggcaaggaaaaccttctgttaagcagcaggaaccttgtgtggatcccattcctatgatgaacagccatccacgttatgctgtgttgggtgtgtgcagagaaaagggtggagacagagccgctgagtctctgtaactccacactgaggatcccacggacctgcaagacaaaagccagaaggagtacaggagcaaacacttTATAGCTGagataataaagaaaatcacaccAAGGTATTGAAAATAAGAAATACTTAGACTATTGTGACTATATATGACCAAAAACAATATATAGTGCAATAAATAGAAGCATATCATATCAAATTTTCTCCTTTGAACATTGCACGTTCGATATAAACACTTCAGTTGATGCCAATCATTGTTCACATTTTGGTAACTAGTCATTGCTAAACTCCCTTTGCCATCAACACTGAACGACAGTTTACGAGGCACGTGCATTCAATTTGACAGTCCTCGCTCAGgaaagtcaaagcctattggctgggtgcactcaggaccaggttatgaaatgGATAAGATCTAAAAAAGTACttaagtcccgcctcctgaccactCAGATCTCGTGGTGCAGCGCTGACAGGATAGAAATACAGTAGGATAGAAAGATTAATTCTGGATtaaatgcaatcctttaatTTACCAAtgactacctgaatagaaacacgtctgtCCTGTAATAAAGTAAAACTGATCAAAGCGCTGTTTGTCTATCATTCCATGGATTATTAATGTATGATCTCACACTTTTaggcattaacagtgtcagcagcttcctgcccgtgttcttttcttcctgctttttctgcagctaaagtgttgtttttggtctgaattatgaattttaattcttcatatttttaaagatttttcccACAATTATGACACAAGTTGCTCTTACAAAGTTTCTCCATGATTATGGTTGGTTTGATGCTGCAATCTCTGCCCGTTTCATGTGAACACACACATAGCCAGGGTTGAAtgaacgtgtttatatcctgcttcttagtacagctgctctctgacagagaatgtttggttaggtgaagcccactaACGAAGAGATATCCCAGATATACTCATCCagatttgtagtacaggccctgaGTGACGATGTCAAAGATTCACTTTCACTctgaggtttgtttgttttcaggtGGCCGGCTTGGTGGGCAGCCCGGTGAAGGGAAACCGCCACTACTTCTCTCTTTTGTATGAAGAAGGGGATGAAGAAGAGGGCGGGTGTCTGTACAGGAAGTCTGGTGGAAACTTCCACACTCTACCCAGTTACCCAGAATGCTTTCTGGCTGATGGGGTGGTCAACTTCTTCCTCGCTCGTACGGATTCAGTGCGTAAGGTGGGATTTGACCCAAAGCTTCAGCGAGTCGCACATTCAGGTAGATGCAGAAATCCTGTGATGATTCCTCACGCTCCAAGAAAGCggctttttaaaattgtaatattctTCTCTGCAGAGGTCTTCATGGACGGTTTGGGGTTTCTGATGGTCGCCTTGTGCCGTGGAGTGAGCATCGGCCATCAGTCaaactcaaaaacaaataaagaatacaTGAAATTCAGGAAACCTGGAGAGGAGGAAAAGGTGTCTAAAAATCAGCTTCACTTTTCCAAAAACTACCTGAAATGCGTCAAATGGGGATAGACTCAtggatttttcaaataaaaatgtttacaaattAATCTTAATGATAAGAAAATATTGTATAACCATTTGATTATATATTCATGATTAGAGTGGAAAAATactcttttttgtttctgtttgaaagggtgaccatattttaatTACCAAAAAGAGAACACTTGGGCCAACTTTAGCAATATTAAAAAAGTACTtgacgttttcttgaatctaccttgttaCGGCAAAATACAGCATAGTAGATAAATTAGATATTGTccatatgttttaaaaaatgatttctcTCTATaacaaaaacttgaaaaatatCTGAATTCAGTAGTGATAACTGACCAAAATTCAAGGTTTACAGAACCCCCATCCATGGATGTTACATCATCCAGGAGAgtcttccttttttctcttttccttgtgtttgatgatttttgtcaaaacaaagtggCATCATTAAGGATTCCGTCACAAGTGAGTAAAATTACTATAAAGACCCATATTGGCTATGAAGAGCAACTCCTTATTTTTCAGAAACTGATGGGATTTCTCAGATtgagcaaatattagcggagTTGCGGCCTTTAAAATAATGTGTACCCCGAGATGCGTTCAAGGTCCCTAAGAAATCCGAataaatttgtatttgtaaaatattcCCGGACAAGTTGTAAAAAGGAGACATGCCTCGATAAATCAAGACGTAGGTCACCCAAAGTGGGATATGCAAATTTTCATAGGAggtatgtaaatataaatgaaaaaaagtatgaagacattggaaactagaatataaatagaccagcagtcaggagcctccatgcactGCCACAAACTCCACATTGGCCTCGGttagactgccctctagtggtgacaaaGAAACAATCTAATCAAAAAAGCGCAAATATGACGAGCGCGTCATTGCTTTGCGTTAGCCAAATGTGCCGTCAAGATTTTGATGCCCTTTGTTACTATGTAGGCCACTACTTGTGTGAAatgtggattttcagctttgacaagcATGAATACAGAATACAAAATGAAACATTGCGCCCTTCTCGTTACAGTTGTAacaagttgtatttcacagtttcagggtgatggatatgttgtattactggtatatgttaaatcaacaaatatttggtagatttctttttccaaaaGCAAGAGAAAAAAAGATGGTTTCTCACCGATAATTCTGAGTAAGATGGGTTTTTTTATGTGTGCTTAAagattattcttgtttttttatcatgtattattcctcaacaggataggtaaaatttcaggacaaatttcactgtagggctacattgtatatgacatcacattattgtgcaggagtagggggtacaggGCTTCAGGTTTAATGTCTGAAGGTGTACAGGACTGGGAAAAGCTTGGGAATGACCGATTAGACTGTGAACAGTCAACACACCCGTGTATGATTCGTACTGTATAAAAGAGCAGCAGACCACTTGTTGGACGGACAAACTGTCTCCAAGCAATCTTGTATTCTCAAACTTTGTCTCAACTtgtatatgttttattaaagtgGATCAAAGACATTTCTACTTGgtgctctttctttctttctttctttctttctttctttctttctttctttctttctttctttctttctttcaaggCAAACATccaatgacacaataaaaaataacaaatgaatcCACAGACCTCTAGAGAGTGCTAtgtcactcagagagagagTTTACTCTGAGCTGCTTTGTACAATTTATCACATGTGGTGTTCAATAAAAATGCTTAAATTTTTACACGTCTTatttccatgtaatagttccagtgaGATTCAGTTTGTCTTTTTGAagtaagtattttttatttatatagcacctttcacagacagaggacacaaagtgctttacatatcagctcctTCACACTCAcgttcacacaccaatgggacagagctgccacgcaaggtgctagtcaaccactgggagcaacttggggttcagtgtcttgcccaaggacacttcggtGCTCTCCCACCAGGGCTGAAACCTGGGGAAGGTTAGCTGAAGCGGCGGCCCTTCTCGAGACCATCTCATGGATCTGCTCCTTGTACCATTCCGGCTCTTTCTCGAGGCGTTTTTCCGTGTTTCGAAGGGTCGCTTTCACTGCACGGGTCTGCCTTGTAAGGGTTTTCTCGTCCTTCCACCCGGGCTTTGCTAGGTTCATGTCTACACCCATGAAGCTGTTCTCAATGAGCTTTCCTAGGGGACCATCCCAGAGGATGAGGTTTCCTACCTTTGTTATCGGTGCATACGGTTGTCAAGACCTTGTTTAAGAAGACttctttgtattttgttttcagctCTGGAGGCAGTTCAGCGAGGAACTTTTCCTGCTTGTTAGTCAGTTCCAAACCTCCTGCTTTCGCTTTCGCCTTGCTCCGTCCCTCATTATCTGTTACAGGAATTTTTAAAAGGCTGtaccttaaaaaataaaagagtcACACAGAGGAAAAAATTTGAGATATGCTTTCTTAGTTGCAATAATGACTTGATTTATTCAATGTAAATCAAGGAGGACAAAGTATACAACCTGAGACACGGGTTACAGATGGAAGTCTGATTATATACCCAGTAGATCCTTCAACGTGGAACTTTCCAGAGAAATTTTGAACACCATAAGGCAAACGTTATTGTGAGAAAAGCAAACATTGGTTTACCGTGTCCGTGTAATAAAAGATATTACATGTGATAAATGATGTTACAAAAGGTGTTTTTTGCCTTAGACATGATCACGTTTTATAAaattcaagtcattttgtgtaacacTACGAATACATTaactaattttaaaaagtattattaataatgttattcaaaatatttgtaactagaattttatacactatatTGTCTTCACTGAGATGGTGTTTTAATCCAGGTGAAAGGAAGCAAAATGACTCCTTTGAGAATAATGGTtgcttttagtttatttttcaacactatagttttttttttgtttttttttacatgcgcacagactttttttttttctaaaatgcacaaaatcagaaataaatggttaatgttggacaagacacaggaaagagtttagacgagtctgcagacacaaataaatcctgtttaacatgagctaaggggtacatggggcaataacgTTTAGGAAACACtgtcaaaatgtttctatttttgaggattgtgttcatGGTCCCGTGGTTGTCCCTTATTGTTTTTCTGAAAGGTGgcaaccgtgtgtgtgtgtgtgtgtgtgtgtgttataaaataaataaagttgtaaatGAAAGTAGAAGGCATATGAGGGATTTAATATAAGTATTTAACTAAGTATAgaaattaatttgtttatttattatttccttcATATAAACATgcttggttaaaaataaattaaagtaaaaacaaaatctaaatatctaaACTTTAGTTTATTATGGGCGTGCATCAATGCAGCCAATAAATAAGGAAGAGACACACCTGCATCTGTTTGATTGCAGCAGTGCAGTGTGCAGCAGGATAATCGAGAGGACAGCTGAGAAGCCATCAGTGAGTTGCACGATTCATTTAATCCAGTCTTTATTTAGTTATAACTTTACAAAAGTCCACAGGAGTGCGTACTTGAGCTAGATGCAAATGTATCGACTGGGAGTGCGCGCATACTTGGTGCTGCGTTCAACAAGGCAAAATGTTAAACACTGTTAGTTTTTAACTAAATAGGTCTGTTTAATGctcacaataaatatcatttgTGGTAGTGTGGTGGGTTCCCCTTTATCCTAATGctgatgtgatgatgtgaagaattctccgcggacaccttcttgatataaacataacattttattaatacaaagtgAAGATTAGTGTCCGAGTTAGACCCTCCATTGTAAGGTCTGAGTGCAGCAGAGCCAAACGCTACACTGAGGAACAAACAGACAAGCAAACACATATATGAACTGATGAGAAACCTGAAACCCAACATGTGGTGTAAGGCTTTAGCTACAGGAACAAAGAAAggaagcaacaaatgtttaatacggtgtgtgtgtgtgtgtgagagagacagGGGAGACAAGTGGCTGATCACTTCACTTATCATAAACGTGCCGTTTTTACAATATCAGTGAtcgctaagcacaagttactagttctgctttaatgtaGTTATTGTTCTTAACAAGTTGCTCCTAGTGGTAAACCAGCGCTTTGCATGGCAGTTCAGTCCCATTAGTGTgtaaatgggtgaatgagctgagatgtaaagtgctttgggactacttcattGTAGTGATAGGacactataaaaataaagtctatTTACCTTTTACCATTGTTTATTGTCAGGTGACATCTGGATGTCTGAATGTCTGCTCAGTGACTCTGAGGAAACTCCACCTACaaggtttttttcatttatgaaTATCATTTGAATTTATGTCATCATTGCTTGGCAAGTGATGTGGGAGTGAGTCACAGTGGCATAAAGGAGGCAGAGGACTTTTTTCAACAGAGGTGAGCCATAGTCTTTCtataaattaatataataatagtaatggtaatTATAAGGAATTTAAGTCTGTAAATGTTTTAGAATCCATGGCAGCTCATGACAAAAGATAAAGCAATATAAAAATACTTAAGATATCTAAATCACTTTaaaattaaagttaaatctTCTTTTGTTTCTCAGATAATCCAGAAAGGAAAGTTACATTTACAATGGTaagacaaatgtttctgtgttggAATAAATGCTAAGATTGGATCTCAATTGTTAAAAACAAGCCAacacaaatataataaataagctGTGGGTCATCTTCCTATTCTTAGTTTTTCATGTGTGTTTACAGGTGATCCTACGCCACAAACTGCAATTTCCATTTATAGTTATTGTTTCGATTGCACTTGGTCTGCTGCTGCCTTCCTTTTATAAGGCTGCTAACCAAGCAGTGGGAATATCCAAAGATGTGCCTACACCCAAAATAAGGTAAACTACTGTGTTTGCATACGacactttaacatttagctGTATTTCTTTCACTTTTAACAAAGAACTAAGTGTTTTCCTGAGTGTCATTCCATGTCACTAGTTTTGCTTTAAACAATTGACTGATTCTTATCTTAGGCACCTTAAACTTAACCGGTTTTTACTTTTTCAGTTTAATATATTCAACATTGAACAAAATTATTCTTCATGCTTTTCTTTGCTTTCAGAGTAATATCAGATTAaatttgtcagtgtttttaataGGTTATGTTTTGCATGTGCTGTTATAAAAgtatttattgaaaataattaaCTTTTTAATAGTTTTGCTGGATTTTTCTGAATAGATAAATCTTcatttatatatgtttatatatacagtgtCGTTACCGCCCCAACATTACTTTTTACAGTACCTAGTACTCTACAGGAGCAGTTGGGGTTtggagggattcaaaccactgaccctctgattacaagccagctTCCTTAACTACTATTCCTCCACCGcagagttgatcaacagtggattattttttgatacagcactgatatgaagctgtacagacactaatgacccaaaaaataatacaattatttaattctaagtaatTAAAAAGTTAccagtaatgcattactttttgatgttggtaatcaaaatagtaactgagttactttgtgaatgaagtaacaagtaacagtaactagttacatttgttcagtaactagcactctactgtgtgtgtgtgtgtgtgtgtgtatatatatatatatatatatatatatatatatatatatatatatatatatatatatatatatatatacacacactattttatgtTACAATACGTTACATTTAGTTTAGactattttatttacagtatatattaaaataatgtgtaCTTATCTTTTGTGTACTATGTTTTTAGGTaagaatttgtttttaaaaaaataaaacatggtaAGACAGACATTCAGGTTCTTGTGATATCTAATTTGGAATTTGACCACATACAAGGTtcaagtttttttgtcattttcatttccTAAAACCAGCAGcatacaagaaaagaaaaatttaCCAAAATTTAGTAcattataaacacaacaatacaaGTTGTCGACAACACAGTGGTATAACACTAAACAAAAGCAGGATAAAAATGTTGTCTTCCCTGTCTGTcaaaaaatcacagtaacaacaacaacaggaacTGATGGACGGGTGTAACTACGCAACGTATCTTATTACTTGAGTTCTTGAGCTGTTTTGAGGGACCATGGTTGTAAATGCTGCCTTTAGCGTTTTTTTGACCAGACTGGATTGCTTGTTTGACTCAATCCTTAAACTTTTCTGGATGCCGGGTTGGATGCGCGTATTTCCTGACGAGTTGCGCACATTACACTTGCAGTCCACCTTTTCTCCTGGTTTCTCGATGCGTTGAAACCAAAATGTTTCCACACCTCTGACTTGTAGCCGCTGCATCATGCGCAAGTTCTAcaaactcctccgtttctaCGATGCTCTGCCGCTGCCACCATGCGCCATGTTTCCTTTCCCCTCTGACCCAGTGTCGGCGCCATGGGGGGACATTCGCGGCAGTGCCCCCCCAGCTGACCTGCTGTGCCCccccacacagacacacacacatgctcttCCTGGCCACTACaggggagctttttattaatcaaagatatctgatcGGCTATCAACTGaatgtgtccattcactgacagcggacGGGAGTCGgctccatagatataatatactgtggtgtaattgtttaacatttgtgctattgaatgtaccctagagctgttgtaatatgtatatgtctatggcctgctctgttgattcacgtgacgtcactcacgttgctgcatcgcgacaaagTTAGAACACTAAATTCCGATCGAGAGCAGgaagcttgagaatctgccatctgaaatcatcaaaatgtccatgttttgtggagtttacggctgctccaatcgttctaaccgagaaaaggaaaagacatTTTATAGAGTACTaaagattgtcgttcacaaaaGTGAGAAATGTGTAAAAAGCTCAAAGAACAACACCATAAAAACCGCGGTATTGCAATACCGTCAATACCGTGACATTCCTATTAATTAGGCCTATTATTAGCTCTAATAGATGCTGTATTCTAACCCATCAACTTTTTTCTCTGTAACAGGCTTTTGCTAGGAATGCTAATTTCATAACATCAATGGTTCTGTCCGTCCTTTTGGCGTTTATTTCACTATAGCTATAACATAGCACCGCTGCCTCCACAAGCACCGTTCCAAGATGGTGGCGCTGTAGACACGTCCCTCCACAGTCGTTGCGGCATGTACGTATATGCATTGCGAGCGGTCACAGCCGGTGGATGCCGGGTCCAAGCCAGCACCCGGAGGGACAAAGTTATAAATATAGGTTTCTGGTGTTTTTGTATGTCATGTGATTTAAAGAGTAATTCTGACACCCCACGGATTCGATGATGCAATTTTTGAATGCGTTAAGGGGATTTTTGTCAAATGCTTCATAACGTGTTGCTGCTCTTAAACCGAAGCTGCTGTATCGTTGAAACCGTAAAAGCGGctctgtctatgataagtgctgtaaatgtACAGCCGGAGAAggagtgatcagccctctctccTGTCACtggtcacacacgcacacacacacacacacacacaaaataagcacccctgcagtaagaaatgctaaataaatagttttatttgtacaaatttgTATCTTCTATCACTTTTTACCCAAACTTCCACTGTAGCCAAAGTCTCACTCTGAACTGAGTTCAAAACTTAAGAGACCTGACTTTGCTCAGTAGGAAGATTGATCCAATGTTAAGACACACCCTTTATTGTCCTGCAGTAGagataaaaactgtaaaaaaaaaaatgtctttcctCAATTTTGGATCAATTGATGTCAAACTTGCACAAACCATCCACAGACTTTTGATTTATGATCAAACTAAGCGTACAGTacattaaaatgtttgtcaacACTTGCTATTGTAAACATGTAGATACAAATCTTTAGTTATTTGTAGATAATGTTTGTAAACTCTTTTATCTCAAACATTATAAACTTTCTGCAGTATTTTGAAATTTGCTCTCATACGAACATTTAGAATCGAATGCCAAAATGGCATCTTACAAAcaccaattaaataaatactgtttaaagGCAAACTCAGTCTAAACTATATATATCTACAACTTTTCTGagtaatattgtgtgtttttgctattgttttaatgtgttctcattttgttttgttttttattatattttgtgcGTGAGTTGTCATATTTAGCCACTTCTTACTTTTAGCTCCTCTCGCTAACCCTGAGCTCTTTTATATAGAAGCTATTCTGAACAAACCTTCCTGTGCAAAAGATTGAGTAATAATAAAAGACATTAATGTTGCCACAGGTCTTCCAGGCCACCCCTCCCTCCCAGCAGACCTCCCCAAACTCATCCATGCACATGTGCTAAGGGCTCCATGCTGTTGAAAGATTTTATCCCACCAGAGCAATATGAAGAGCTGCAGCAACAGCGAGCTAAGGAGTGGAAGCAGTACAAAGAAAGGTAATGAATGCACTGTACATGGAGGTCAAACTCCTTGTTGATTGTCTGATGCACCAATGTGTACCTGGTGCTCACAGCTTTTTTTGTTAACTGTTCAAGCAAActgggcctgtactatgaagctggataagtacaTCTGGGATATCTCTttgttagcttcacctaaccaaataTTTGCCATCACaaagcagctgtactatgagGCAGGATATCAATAAGTTCAGTGAACCCAGGCGATTTAACTCTAACTACGTGGGCACTCACATAAAACAGATGTAAATTGCAGGGTGTGATCAATCATGAACCTGTAGAAACCGTGCAGAGCAACTTATGTCACAGTTgaggatatattttttttaaatcatgaattaaaatcaataattcagaACAAAACATCACTGTTcttgcagaaaaagcaggaaggaatgaATGCAGGCAAATAATTGATAAGTGTTAATccataaattataattaatcaaagaataaacagacactgatcAGTTTCATTTATTAAGCCACAGACcgtgtctgtggctctgatgctgtgttcataaagctcagcctacatcataaagtgaacaatatatgtattttctacagccTGGATTATCTCTGCTTCACCACAGAATATATGAATGGATTTATCGGTCAGAGAGCGCACGCATGCTTTATCAGCAGACTAAtctatgtttcctataggacagtggttcccaaacacgggtacgtgtacccctaggggtacaggagcacatttcAGCAGGTACTCAGGAAGATTTAACagttaatttaaaattaatcaGGAAATATTAGTTCCTTTCTAGACTGTTTTTTGGAtaacagaggggtattccataaagcgtgttatgttcaaactctgagtatgttcgagTATGTTCCCATGGCAACGTTGTcggtgaactaaacctggtcgctgacaggttttatcgaagaaaccctgggtttctacctggctccgcccacctgaagaccgtttctgaacacttgaatgtaccttgacactcttctctgaaacacattagtcacatcacacaccacagacgtgttcacatcattactatctatcaatcaatcaatcaatc
The Gouania willdenowi chromosome 8, fGouWil2.1, whole genome shotgun sequence genome window above contains:
- the LOC114468966 gene encoding beta-1,4 N-acetylgalactosaminyltransferase 1-like, yielding MDTFDKRKSSFIEQAHCVHLISFNRTTSVLSKPLYALPNSPLQYPIQGFTVQPLQPTLIPGLGLHAETQNNYKVVLKVSRGILNVVKKTTEATIEGEGSSTLTVESSKPHVINELLSNVSYTSAFYHINSGDLATFQFEDDEVVFPIAIKRTQMPILYKMGKDISSQVTIVTKTFLRYPQLNKLIDSIRHFYTSVKIIIADDSIEPQTVSGENIEQYIMPPSQGWFAGRNLGVSQVTTKYFLWVDDDFLFTNDTKIEKFVEVMEANPDLDLVAGLVGSPVKGNRHYFSLLYEEGDEEEGGCLYRKSGGNFHTLPSYPECFLADGVVNFFLARTDSVRKVGFDPKLQRVAHSEVFMDGLGFLMVALCRGVSIGHQSNSKTNKEYMKFRKPGEEEKVSKNQLHFSKNYLKCVKWG